In Geminocystis sp. NIES-3709, a single genomic region encodes these proteins:
- the truB gene encoding tRNA pseudouridine(55) synthase TruB, which produces MDGFLNLNKPQNFTSHDCVAKLRKILNTKKIGHGGTLDPLATGVLPIAIGKATRLLQFLPTDKAYQAKIRFGIVTTTDDLEGDIISKNSAFDLTLEKITPYLKDFIGEIEQFPPAYSAIKKDGKKLYELARKGEIIDVPKRQVTVSNIEVLNWQDGEFPELDLHIFCGGGTYIRSIARDLGEKIGLGGTLALLNRTLSCGMSLENSYSFDHIIEAKKANRFTLINLDNPLQNLPCIYLEEEESKRWNQGQKILLEEETLNQFYRSYNHLSEFIGISELTIDEKGQLIKPKVVFNNGQ; this is translated from the coding sequence ATGGATGGTTTTCTTAACCTTAATAAACCACAAAATTTTACTTCTCATGATTGTGTTGCCAAATTGAGAAAAATTCTAAATACAAAAAAAATTGGTCATGGTGGTACTTTAGATCCTTTAGCTACAGGTGTGTTACCGATCGCCATCGGTAAAGCTACCCGTTTATTACAGTTTTTACCCACAGACAAGGCTTATCAGGCAAAAATTAGGTTTGGTATTGTTACCACAACAGATGATTTAGAAGGGGATATAATTAGTAAAAATTCTGCATTTGACTTAACTTTAGAAAAAATAACACCTTATTTAAAAGATTTTATCGGAGAAATAGAGCAATTTCCTCCTGCTTATAGTGCTATTAAAAAAGATGGTAAAAAGCTATATGAATTAGCTAGAAAAGGAGAAATAATAGATGTACCTAAAAGACAAGTAACAGTCAGTAATATTGAGGTTTTAAATTGGCAGGATGGAGAGTTTCCAGAATTAGATTTACATATTTTTTGTGGTGGAGGTACTTACATAAGATCGATCGCACGAGACTTAGGAGAAAAAATTGGTTTAGGTGGAACTTTAGCCCTTCTAAATAGAACTCTTAGCTGTGGTATGAGCTTAGAAAATAGCTATAGTTTTGATCATATTATAGAAGCAAAAAAAGCTAATCGTTTTACTTTAATAAATCTCGATAATCCCTTACAAAATTTACCTTGTATTTATTTGGAAGAAGAAGAAAGTAAACGGTGGAATCAAGGACAAAAAATACTCTTAGAAGAAGAAACTTTAAACCAATTTTATCGAAGTTATAATCATCTTTCAGAGTTTATCGGCATCAGTGAATTAACAATTGATGAAAAAGGACAATTAATTAAGCCTAAAGTTGTTTTTAACAATGGACAATAA
- a CDS encoding M50 family metallopeptidase translates to MNNRDLSSLPQTTFSKEKMGISWLIAATVTTIVLWQFSWGNYILYPFSILATWFHEMGHGLTAMLLGGNFQKLVLFSNGSGVAYHSGHLFLGRIGRALVSAGGLLGPAIAGSLFIISSRRYKTAHYTLMFLGCFLLISVLLWVRSFFGIIAITLWGLGIIYLSYKTDKEVQGFAIQFLGVQAIISCYHQIGYLFMNNAVINGRYMTSDTGQIAKQLFLPHWFWAILIIIATILLLFYSLRIAYFDEYKIYSKKRDNDI, encoded by the coding sequence ATGAATAATAGAGATCTTTCTTCACTCCCTCAAACTACTTTTTCAAAAGAAAAAATGGGGATTTCGTGGTTGATAGCGGCAACAGTAACCACGATAGTTTTATGGCAATTTTCTTGGGGAAATTACATACTATATCCTTTCAGTATTTTAGCAACTTGGTTTCATGAGATGGGACATGGACTTACTGCCATGTTATTAGGAGGTAATTTTCAGAAATTAGTATTATTTAGTAATGGATCTGGAGTAGCTTATCATTCAGGACATTTGTTTTTAGGAAGAATCGGACGAGCATTAGTTTCAGCCGGAGGACTTTTAGGCCCTGCGATCGCAGGTTCACTATTTATTATTTCAAGTCGTCGCTATAAAACTGCCCATTATACTTTAATGTTTTTAGGTTGTTTTTTACTTATTTCAGTACTTTTATGGGTAAGGTCTTTCTTTGGTATAATAGCGATAACTCTTTGGGGATTAGGAATTATTTATCTAAGTTATAAAACAGATAAAGAAGTACAAGGTTTTGCCATTCAATTTTTAGGAGTTCAAGCGATTATTAGTTGCTATCATCAAATTGGTTATTTATTTATGAATAATGCAGTAATTAATGGGCGATACATGACTTCGGATACAGGACAAATTGCAAAACAATTATTCTTACCCCATTGGTTTTGGGCTATTCTGATTATTATAGCAACGATTTTATTATTATTTTATAGTCTTCGGATTGCTTATTTTGATGAGTACAAAATATACTCAAAAAAACGAGATAATGATATTTAA
- a CDS encoding DUF6208 family protein, with the protein MNTANLFFTLDILLAFLSFIFAKINKLFIGNLYTLYLIFNKKKSKQWRVIDNDLVASSLNLGVLMTKAPRWNTHAIIGTLGPFSVNNSLSIDLKSGNNSCESWIAIFYNFPDYQTITTIESNQVNKEEDWHSINLKKGKYTIGLRYYNYFDRLILPAVKIDGETITFEQEIPKDSNRFYETLINRKNFYFLAIHYYIYTIFKYRKYLSESFVKNEFLPVGATDTEFFYDYLDKGESLIIEVDEFTLKTYDIYITVYDRCSLPISFFKLCELKQNTMAIKNKGYYLIRVRRNENLSNKFADLNINLTKKEITYPA; encoded by the coding sequence GTGAATACTGCTAATCTTTTTTTCACTTTAGATATTCTTTTAGCTTTTTTATCTTTTATTTTTGCTAAAATTAATAAACTTTTTATAGGAAATTTATATACTTTATATTTAATTTTTAACAAGAAAAAATCAAAACAATGGCGGGTTATTGATAATGATTTAGTCGCATCTAGTCTTAATTTAGGAGTATTAATGACAAAAGCTCCCCGTTGGAATACTCATGCCATTATTGGTACATTAGGCCCTTTTTCTGTTAATAATTCTTTAAGTATCGACTTAAAATCTGGAAATAATTCCTGTGAATCATGGATTGCTATTTTTTATAATTTTCCTGATTATCAAACTATAACAACTATTGAATCTAATCAAGTTAATAAAGAAGAAGATTGGCATTCTATTAACCTCAAAAAAGGTAAATATACTATTGGTTTAAGATATTATAACTATTTCGATCGACTAATTTTACCAGCAGTTAAAATTGATGGAGAAACTATTACTTTTGAACAAGAAATACCTAAAGATAGTAATAGATTTTATGAAACTTTAATTAACCGTAAAAATTTTTACTTTTTAGCCATTCATTATTATATTTATACAATTTTTAAATATAGAAAATATTTATCTGAATCTTTTGTTAAAAATGAATTTTTGCCCGTAGGTGCAACGGATACTGAATTTTTTTATGATTATTTAGATAAAGGAGAATCATTAATCATTGAAGTTGATGAATTTACTCTCAAAACTTACGATATTTATATCACAGTTTACGATCGATGTAGCCTACCTATTAGTTTTTTTAAACTATGTGAATTAAAACAGAATACAATGGCTATAAAAAATAAAGGTTACTATTTAATTAGAGTGCGCAGAAACGAAAATTTATCGAATAAATTTGCAGATTTAAACATTAATTTAACAAAAAAAGAGATAACATATCCTGCTTAA